A single region of the Oryzias latipes chromosome 21, ASM223467v1 genome encodes:
- the LOC101172616 gene encoding trace amine-associated receptor 13c-like — MEIQYAAELCFQQLPNISCRKPRLHWTKAAFFNILLSIISIITVILNLLVIIAVSHFRQLHTPTNILLLSLAVSDFLVGLLLLPLDIYRSTSCWFLGEIMCAFNFFLACQIPFVSVGNMILISVDRYVAICHPLHYPTRITAVRAKIFVFLCWFWYGLYSLFYIRDQITDLTQPFRKDSCLGECAYIISYATGVVDLIFTLIFPVTVIVFLYMRVFMVAVIQARSMRSHVTFVSVQHSGKVRAKRSELKAARTLGVIVFVYLLAFCPYYCYSLVDINLTESVFAYFMIGFVYFNSCLNPMIYTLFYPWFRKAIKLIITLQILKPNSCETNMLKRDCGLTEAT; from the exons ATGGAGATCCAGTACGCAGCTGAGCTATGCTTTCAACAGCTGCCTAATATTTCCTGCAGGAAGCCAAGACTTCACTGGactaaagctgcattttttaacattttgctttCCATCATCTCTATTATTACTGTAATTCTGAACCTGCTTGTCATCATTGCAGTCTCCCACTTCAG GCAGCTCCACACTCCAACTaacatcctcctcctctctctggctgTCTCAGATTTTCTTGTGGGGCTTCTGTTGTTGCCATTGGATATTTACAGAAGCACATCTTGCTGGTTTCTTGGTGAAATAATgtgtgcttttaatttttttcttgcctGCCAAATTCCATTTGTTTCAGTGGGTAATATGATCTTGATATCAGTTGACCGCTATGTGGCCATTTGTCACCCTCTGCATTACCCCACTAGAATCACTGCAGTGAGagctaaaatatttgtttttctgtgttggtTCTGGTATGGTCTCTACAGCTTATTTTATATCCGGGATCAGATAACTGACCTCACTCAGCCTTTCAGGAAAGATTCCTGTCTAGGGGAATGTGCTTATATAATTAGCTATGCTACAGGAGTGGTTGATCTCATTTTTACACTTATTTTTCCAGTAACagtgattgtttttctttacatgagAGTGTTTATGGTAGCTGTGATTCAGGCTCGTTCCATGCGTTCTCATGTTACATTTGTCTCTGTTCAACATTCAGGTAAAGTAAGAGCAAAGAGATCAGAGCTGAAAGCAGCCAGGACTCTTGGTGTTATTGTCTTTGTTTATCTGTTGGCTTTCTGTCCATATTATTGTTATTCTCTTGTAGACATTAATTTGACAGAGAGTGTATTTGCATACTTCATGattggttttgtttattttaactcATGCCTGAACCCAATGATCTACACTTTGTTTTATCCCTGGTTCAGAAAAGCTATAAAGCTCATCATCACTCTGCAGATACTGAAGCCTAATTCCTGTGAGACAAACATGCTAAAAAGAGACTGTGGACTTACTGAAGCAACATGA